One Georgenia wutianyii DNA segment encodes these proteins:
- a CDS encoding COG1470 family protein: MEGGTELSDEVALTNFGTEPATFAVYGGDGTLSPDGSFDLAPSDQEPTGGGSWITVLPAGGSEARDGGGLMLEVPGQTTVAIPVEIRVPADATPGDHPAGIVAELADTGTTSVRMTSRVGVRAHLRVTGDILAQLTHEQVSATYAPSWNPFAPGTTTITYTVVNSGNVRLGADSAATVSGPFGLFDAESLTEDREILPGDPVSHTVAVPTWPTVHARGSLTSTPGIVGEDVVDVPLAAATSTVSVWAVPWSQLALLALICGALLLFRRHRRRAAQKVQDRIAAAVAAATGSAAAADVPEDTDPGLPDSVPSRR, from the coding sequence GTGGAGGGCGGCACAGAGCTCTCCGACGAGGTGGCCCTCACCAACTTCGGAACGGAACCGGCGACGTTCGCGGTCTACGGCGGGGACGGGACGCTGTCGCCGGACGGGAGCTTCGACCTCGCCCCCTCGGACCAGGAGCCGACCGGAGGCGGGTCCTGGATCACCGTCCTGCCCGCGGGCGGCTCCGAGGCCCGCGACGGCGGTGGGCTCATGCTCGAGGTGCCCGGCCAGACCACCGTCGCCATCCCTGTCGAGATCCGGGTTCCTGCGGACGCGACCCCGGGTGACCACCCCGCGGGCATCGTCGCCGAGCTGGCCGACACCGGGACGACCAGCGTGCGGATGACCTCACGGGTCGGGGTGCGCGCCCACCTGCGGGTCACGGGGGACATCCTGGCCCAGCTCACCCACGAGCAGGTCAGCGCGACGTACGCACCGTCGTGGAACCCGTTCGCACCCGGCACCACGACGATCACCTACACCGTGGTGAACTCGGGGAACGTCCGCCTCGGAGCCGACTCCGCCGCCACCGTCAGCGGCCCGTTCGGCCTGTTCGACGCCGAGAGCCTCACCGAGGACCGCGAGATCCTCCCCGGAGACCCCGTCAGCCACACCGTCGCGGTCCCCACGTGGCCGACCGTGCACGCGCGCGGGTCTCTCACCAGCACCCCGGGCATCGTGGGCGAGGACGTCGTCGACGTCCCTCTGGCGGCGGCCACCAGCACCGTGAGCGTCTGGGCAGTCCCGTGGTCCCAGCTCGCCCTGCTCGCCCTGATCTGCGGCGCCCTGCTGCTCTTCCGCAGGCATCGGCGACGTGCAGCGCAGAAGGTGCAGGACCGCATCGCCGCGGCCGTCGCTGCGGCAACGGGCTCCGCGGCCGCCGCCGACGTACCCGAGGACACGGATCCAGGGCTCCCGGACTCGGTCCCGAGCCGGCGGTGA
- a CDS encoding alpha/beta hydrolase-fold protein, producing the protein MKISSFRLFRGGPGSPPTASSRRRRSREVLIAASAVGALALGIAGAAPAAADTEADLGPTLVKTDVAPTGYSVKFRYEAPPGVEQVHLYGDWTYAQPETITCDGCGEHRLPSQWRPGDVAATQWRTIPMVKGADGVWEATTPLPAGTFRYAFTHDCASDVATGCTLHYDPANPWEIFPQYPGAPGAVRSTFWVPTHPDFPTYATDYQRPLPADQMGELQSLRYDSPLSTNPAGVHDLLVYTPHGYDADRAEPYPTLYLSHGGGDHSTAWFMQGVAHYIVQNAINEGAAEEMVVVATDFNGLPGGNVGFVDELRNNIFPFVEESFNVSTDPADRAFAGFSAGGSRAQTLAYDYTDLFGYHGVWSIGGGPASAEQVERMKNVSGAIMWGTGLQDRLGNIAVNSVARAAAHRAAGIDLIEHNVPGGHTWHSWRPLLNFYVRNVVFQDPADRSGIPLKANVTETSGALTLSVASYGDAVELGDERRLADRLTFRGTLPTVTVTDSRSANQAAGGGWSVTGQSSVFRSGSHELDAGHLGWKPLLVNPKPGVTPGPTVASIISGGRGLAAPATLAAADQAGRRGQAQMTADLLLEFPVDAAFGEYTANLSVSLFPTD; encoded by the coding sequence ATGAAGATCTCGTCTTTCCGCCTGTTCCGGGGCGGTCCTGGCTCGCCACCGACCGCCTCGTCGCGCAGACGACGTTCCCGAGAGGTCCTGATCGCGGCATCCGCCGTCGGAGCCCTCGCGCTCGGCATCGCCGGCGCCGCGCCGGCCGCCGCCGACACGGAGGCAGACCTCGGCCCGACGCTCGTCAAGACCGACGTCGCACCCACGGGGTACTCCGTGAAGTTCCGCTACGAGGCCCCACCCGGGGTCGAGCAGGTCCACCTCTACGGCGACTGGACCTACGCCCAGCCCGAGACCATCACCTGCGACGGCTGCGGTGAGCACCGGCTGCCCTCCCAGTGGCGCCCGGGGGACGTCGCCGCGACGCAGTGGCGCACCATCCCGATGGTCAAGGGCGCCGACGGCGTCTGGGAGGCCACGACCCCCCTGCCCGCGGGCACGTTCCGCTACGCCTTCACCCACGACTGCGCCAGCGACGTGGCCACAGGCTGCACGCTGCACTACGACCCGGCCAACCCGTGGGAGATCTTCCCGCAGTACCCCGGGGCGCCCGGTGCCGTGCGGAGCACCTTCTGGGTACCCACCCACCCCGACTTCCCGACCTACGCGACGGACTACCAGCGGCCGCTGCCGGCGGACCAGATGGGTGAGCTGCAGTCGCTGCGCTACGACTCGCCACTGTCCACCAACCCCGCCGGCGTCCACGACCTGCTGGTCTACACGCCGCACGGCTACGACGCCGACCGCGCCGAGCCGTACCCCACCCTCTACCTGAGCCACGGAGGCGGGGACCACTCCACCGCGTGGTTCATGCAGGGCGTCGCCCACTACATCGTCCAGAACGCCATCAACGAGGGGGCGGCGGAGGAGATGGTCGTCGTCGCGACCGACTTCAACGGCCTGCCGGGCGGGAACGTCGGCTTCGTCGACGAGCTGCGGAACAACATCTTCCCGTTCGTCGAGGAGAGCTTCAACGTCTCCACCGACCCTGCCGACCGCGCGTTCGCCGGCTTCTCCGCCGGAGGCAGCCGGGCGCAGACCCTCGCCTACGACTACACCGACCTCTTCGGCTACCACGGCGTGTGGAGCATCGGCGGAGGACCGGCCTCCGCCGAGCAGGTCGAGCGGATGAAGAACGTCTCCGGAGCCATCATGTGGGGCACAGGGCTGCAGGACCGCCTGGGCAACATCGCGGTGAACTCCGTCGCAAGAGCTGCTGCTCACCGGGCCGCCGGCATCGACCTCATCGAGCACAACGTCCCCGGCGGGCACACGTGGCACTCCTGGCGTCCGCTGCTGAACTTCTACGTCCGCAACGTCGTGTTCCAGGACCCGGCGGACCGCAGCGGCATCCCGCTCAAGGCGAACGTCACCGAGACCTCCGGAGCGCTCACGCTCTCGGTGGCCAGCTACGGCGACGCCGTCGAGCTGGGCGACGAGAGGCGGCTCGCGGACCGGCTCACCTTCCGGGGCACGCTGCCGACGGTGACGGTCACCGACTCGCGCAGCGCGAACCAGGCAGCCGGGGGCGGATGGTCCGTCACCGGCCAGTCGAGCGTGTTCCGTAGCGGCTCGCACGAGCTCGACGCCGGGCACCTCGGCTGGAAGCCGCTGCTCGTCAACCCGAAGCCCGGGGTGACACCCGGTCCGACGGTCGCCAGCATCATCTCCGGGGGACGAGGCCTCGCCGCCCCGGCGACGCTGGCCGCCGCCGACCAGGCCGGTCGGCGCGGTCAGGCACAGATGACGGCGGACCTCCTGCTGGAGTTCCCCGTCGACGCCGCCTTCGGCGAGTACACCGCCAACCTCTCGGTCTCGCTCTTCCCGACCGACTGA
- a CDS encoding IclR family transcriptional regulator, with protein sequence MSQSVQRAITLIQRSAQGPLSLTEAATLLDVHKSTALRLLQTLESARFVRRTGAGTYVFGGGLIELSELTLGSMDLRQLAGRPLRDLQRRTGHTVHLAQLTGDEIIYIDKVDSPAHPTVQLPSRVGHAVSIHASAVGKVILAHLPRADRERLLSYVTLERHTPTTITDRDSFEVELATVRHRGWAADNGERDSYVVCAAVPVRDSRGKVVAAISISSVEVVASLPQLEEHLPLLFATARVVSAELGHAH encoded by the coding sequence ATGTCCCAGTCGGTCCAGCGTGCGATCACGCTGATCCAGCGCTCGGCCCAGGGCCCGCTCTCGCTCACCGAGGCGGCTACCCTGCTCGACGTCCACAAGTCCACGGCGCTGCGCCTGCTGCAGACCCTGGAGTCCGCACGGTTCGTCCGGCGGACGGGCGCGGGGACCTACGTCTTCGGCGGGGGCCTCATCGAGCTCTCCGAGCTCACCCTGGGCTCGATGGACCTGCGTCAGCTCGCCGGCCGGCCGCTGCGCGACCTCCAGCGCCGCACCGGCCACACGGTGCACCTGGCCCAGCTGACCGGCGACGAGATCATCTACATCGACAAGGTCGACAGCCCCGCCCATCCCACCGTGCAGCTCCCGTCCCGGGTGGGGCACGCGGTCTCGATCCACGCGAGCGCGGTGGGCAAGGTGATCCTCGCCCACCTGCCACGTGCCGACCGGGAACGGCTCCTGTCCTACGTGACCCTCGAGCGCCACACCCCGACGACCATCACCGACCGGGACTCCTTCGAGGTCGAGCTCGCGACCGTGCGTCACCGGGGCTGGGCCGCGGACAACGGCGAGCGCGACTCCTACGTCGTGTGCGCCGCCGTGCCGGTCCGCGACTCCCGGGGCAAGGTCGTCGCCGCCATCTCGATCAGCTCGGTCGAGGTCGTGGCCTCGCTCCCGCAGCTGGAGGAGCACCTCCCGCTCCTGTTCGCGACAGCCCGCGTCGTCTCCGCTGAGCTCGGGCACGCCCACTAG
- a CDS encoding ABC transporter substrate-binding protein, giving the protein MRTNHSRRTAVTATASALALALVGCSSGGDEDAADPEGSGGVTTVTFAASTFGDPGRGPLLLELVDEFNSSQDEIRVSAAAVPYPTFGQTVLTQMGSGLGPDLIRFDMPEFASASEAGLITPLDDYIDLEEYDLLQQPDQFMVHDGVRHGVIFEASNYGMFYNADLIPEPPTTFEEFVQTAEELTEGDTFGLAFRQTQEEEAGVWQDIFNYVYGFGGAWSDGEELTINRAENVEGLEAYQSLYDAEVIPRGADAATFRRMFAEGKVGMELNNGGYVSATQGQAPDLNFSVAPIPFPVRAQGTILAPIVINEASPAKEAAATFIEWVLQPENQVKLQEILGASSVATVTERSPETLEETPFLTVFDELTDTSLPHVVLGFESRTPDIRKIVVENVLASLQGEVSMQEALDRAQEEAVSLVG; this is encoded by the coding sequence ATGAGAACGAATCACTCGCGCCGGACGGCGGTGACGGCAACGGCTTCTGCCCTCGCTCTGGCGCTCGTCGGATGCAGCAGTGGGGGCGACGAGGACGCCGCCGACCCCGAGGGCAGTGGTGGCGTGACGACGGTGACGTTCGCGGCCTCGACATTCGGTGACCCGGGTCGCGGGCCGCTGCTGCTCGAGCTCGTCGACGAGTTCAACTCCAGCCAGGACGAGATCCGTGTGTCGGCTGCGGCGGTCCCCTACCCGACGTTCGGGCAGACCGTGCTCACCCAGATGGGCAGCGGCCTGGGCCCGGATCTCATCCGCTTCGACATGCCTGAGTTCGCCTCGGCCTCCGAGGCCGGCCTCATCACCCCGCTGGACGACTACATCGACCTCGAGGAGTACGACCTGCTCCAGCAGCCCGACCAGTTCATGGTCCACGACGGCGTCCGTCACGGAGTCATCTTCGAGGCCTCGAACTACGGCATGTTCTACAACGCCGACCTCATCCCCGAGCCTCCGACGACGTTCGAGGAGTTCGTCCAGACCGCTGAGGAGCTGACGGAGGGCGACACCTTCGGTCTGGCCTTCCGGCAGACCCAGGAGGAGGAGGCCGGTGTCTGGCAGGACATCTTCAACTACGTCTACGGCTTCGGGGGCGCCTGGTCGGACGGCGAGGAGCTGACGATCAACCGGGCCGAGAACGTCGAGGGGCTCGAGGCCTACCAGTCCCTCTACGACGCCGAGGTCATCCCCCGTGGCGCGGACGCGGCCACGTTCCGCCGCATGTTCGCCGAGGGCAAGGTCGGCATGGAGCTGAACAACGGCGGCTACGTCTCGGCCACACAGGGTCAGGCACCAGACCTCAACTTCAGCGTGGCACCCATCCCGTTCCCGGTCCGGGCCCAGGGCACGATCCTCGCGCCCATCGTCATCAACGAGGCGAGCCCGGCGAAGGAGGCGGCGGCGACCTTCATCGAGTGGGTGCTGCAGCCGGAGAACCAGGTCAAGCTCCAGGAGATCCTCGGCGCGAGCAGTGTCGCCACCGTCACCGAGCGCAGCCCGGAGACCCTCGAGGAGACGCCGTTCCTCACGGTGTTCGACGAGCTCACGGACACCAGCCTTCCGCACGTCGTCCTCGGCTTCGAGTCACGGACTCCCGACATTCGCAAGATCGTCGTGGAGAACGTGCTCGCCTCACTCCAGGGCGAGGTCAGCATGCAGGAGGCCCTCGACCGGGCGCAGGAGGAGGCGGTCAGTCTCGTCGGATGA
- a CDS encoding carbohydrate ABC transporter permease — MRASIRRKSPLGSRWTPYVFLAPAAVYILLFQGVPLVQQVYLSFTETTLLNPTRSEWVGLANYERIFVDPEFHRTLRTTLVYTVACVVGSVGVGLALALLLNRSFRGRGVARALVTVPWAAPGIAVALIATWMFNAQYGIVNRFLDAIGLGVPGGSILDSQQYALPAILVTTIWQLFPFTSVVLLSALQSVSQDLVEAATMDGAGRWWTFRAVTWQVIKPTVGLLALLMTIWSIRRFELIWLMTKGGPVGTTETIVIDLYSQAFQSQQLGTAAAIGMVGVLISLAVIGASTAVARVAERRLS, encoded by the coding sequence GTGAGAGCCTCGATCCGGCGAAAGAGCCCGCTCGGGAGCCGGTGGACGCCGTACGTGTTCCTCGCGCCCGCTGCGGTCTACATCCTGCTGTTCCAGGGAGTTCCGCTGGTGCAGCAGGTCTACCTGAGCTTCACCGAGACGACCCTCCTCAACCCCACGCGCAGCGAGTGGGTGGGACTGGCCAACTACGAGCGCATCTTCGTCGACCCGGAGTTCCACCGCACCCTGCGCACGACGCTCGTCTACACCGTCGCGTGCGTCGTCGGCTCGGTCGGTGTGGGACTCGCGCTGGCACTGCTCCTCAACAGGTCGTTCCGTGGGCGGGGCGTCGCCCGGGCACTCGTCACCGTCCCGTGGGCGGCACCCGGGATCGCCGTGGCACTGATCGCCACCTGGATGTTCAACGCGCAGTACGGCATCGTCAACCGGTTCCTCGACGCCATCGGCCTCGGAGTGCCCGGGGGCTCCATCCTCGACAGCCAGCAGTACGCGCTGCCGGCGATCCTCGTGACCACGATCTGGCAGCTGTTCCCGTTCACGTCGGTCGTGCTCCTGTCCGCCTTGCAGTCGGTGTCCCAGGACCTCGTCGAGGCGGCGACGATGGACGGTGCCGGCCGATGGTGGACCTTCCGTGCCGTGACGTGGCAGGTGATCAAGCCGACCGTCGGGCTGCTCGCCCTCCTCATGACGATCTGGTCCATCCGGCGGTTCGAGCTCATCTGGCTGATGACCAAGGGAGGCCCGGTGGGCACGACGGAGACGATCGTCATCGACCTGTACTCCCAGGCCTTCCAGTCCCAGCAGCTCGGCACCGCCGCAGCGATCGGCATGGTCGGCGTCCTCATCTCCCTGGCGGTGATCGGCGCGAGCACGGCCGTCGCCCGGGTGGCAGAGCGGAGACTGTCGTGA
- a CDS encoding carbohydrate ABC transporter permease produces MNRTSTAGLVLRVIAVLVALGIAVFPLYWMLVTALSTNAELFAPEARLFPDLGQLGVFGTALADGKALGWLVNSFTIATGTMVLSIGLGIPLGYALSRFSFRGKVVVALVMLFTQMLPEALMVVPLFALFRRFDLLDSLGGLVLANSAFVLPIVGLILKGAIDGVPRELEEAARIDGARPLAVLLRINLPLIVPSIAATAVIAFFHAWNEYVFAVTFIFDPQIQPASVGIANFIGELGTPLQTVMAVALMFTLPAVVFYLFAQKYVVAGMTAGAVKG; encoded by the coding sequence GTGAACCGCACCAGCACGGCGGGCCTCGTCCTGCGCGTCATCGCCGTTCTCGTCGCCCTCGGCATCGCCGTGTTCCCGCTCTACTGGATGCTCGTCACCGCCCTGTCGACGAATGCCGAGCTCTTCGCGCCGGAGGCACGCCTGTTCCCCGACCTCGGGCAGCTCGGCGTCTTCGGGACCGCGCTGGCGGACGGCAAGGCGCTGGGATGGCTGGTCAACAGCTTCACCATCGCCACCGGCACGATGGTGCTCTCGATCGGGCTGGGGATTCCCCTGGGCTACGCGCTGTCGCGGTTCAGCTTCCGCGGCAAGGTCGTCGTCGCCCTCGTCATGCTCTTCACGCAGATGCTCCCCGAGGCGCTCATGGTGGTGCCGCTCTTTGCGCTCTTCCGTCGTTTCGACCTGCTGGACTCGCTCGGTGGGCTCGTCCTCGCCAACTCCGCTTTCGTCCTGCCCATCGTCGGACTCATCCTCAAGGGCGCCATCGACGGTGTCCCCAGGGAGCTCGAGGAAGCCGCGCGTATCGACGGAGCGCGGCCGCTGGCCGTTCTCCTGCGGATCAACCTCCCGTTGATCGTGCCGTCGATAGCGGCGACCGCCGTCATCGCCTTCTTCCACGCGTGGAACGAGTACGTCTTCGCCGTGACGTTCATCTTCGACCCGCAGATCCAGCCCGCGTCGGTGGGGATCGCGAACTTCATCGGCGAGCTCGGGACCCCGCTCCAGACGGTCATGGCAGTGGCGTTGATGTTCACCCTGCCGGCGGTCGTGTTCTACCTGTTCGCACAGAAGTACGTCGTGGCGGGCATGACCGCAGGCGCAGTGAAGGGATAG
- a CDS encoding mandelate racemase/muconate lactonizing enzyme family protein, which produces MKITAVEPHTVDFYRTNLVLVEVLTDEGVVGIGEATLEGRERAVLGALADIADSVVGRDPTRVSHMVHETVRDGYWRGGPVMMTALSAIEMALWDISARALGVPVHRLLGGQTRDRVRAYANGWFSKAATPQEYAAAARRTVDTGFRGLKWDPFENYDLVVTTAQLDRALAQIQAVRDEVGPEVELFIEGHGRFDVRTATKIARELAPFDPVWFEEPCPPDSLDALDQVRRASPVPIAAGERWFGRQAVAPALARHVVDFVQPDVTHAGGIAELVFLSGLAAMSYVGFAPHNPSGPVSTAATLQIGATVPNFHYLEIMATDVPWRPDISSERLALTPEGDVMIPDGVGLGITLDTGAMERYPFVPRPLRLFADATYDIRPDDEASFFNLDAR; this is translated from the coding sequence GTGAAGATCACAGCCGTCGAGCCCCACACCGTCGACTTCTACCGCACGAACCTCGTCCTCGTGGAGGTCCTGACGGACGAGGGGGTCGTCGGGATCGGTGAGGCGACTCTCGAGGGGCGGGAGCGCGCCGTGCTCGGTGCGCTGGCGGACATCGCCGACTCGGTCGTCGGACGTGACCCAACTCGGGTCAGCCACATGGTCCACGAGACCGTCCGTGACGGGTACTGGCGGGGCGGACCGGTGATGATGACCGCCCTGAGTGCGATCGAGATGGCCCTGTGGGACATCTCTGCCCGCGCGCTCGGGGTGCCGGTCCACCGCTTGCTCGGTGGACAGACCCGCGACCGGGTGCGCGCCTACGCGAACGGCTGGTTCTCCAAGGCAGCGACGCCTCAGGAGTACGCCGCTGCCGCCCGGCGGACGGTCGACACCGGCTTCCGGGGGCTCAAGTGGGACCCGTTCGAGAACTACGACCTCGTGGTCACGACCGCACAGCTCGACCGTGCGCTGGCCCAGATCCAGGCCGTGCGGGACGAGGTCGGCCCGGAGGTCGAGCTGTTCATCGAGGGTCACGGCAGGTTCGACGTCCGGACCGCGACGAAGATCGCCCGCGAGCTGGCACCCTTCGATCCCGTCTGGTTCGAGGAACCCTGTCCTCCGGACAGCCTCGATGCCCTGGACCAGGTGCGGCGCGCGTCTCCCGTTCCGATCGCAGCGGGAGAGCGGTGGTTCGGTCGGCAGGCCGTGGCGCCGGCGCTGGCCCGTCACGTCGTGGACTTCGTCCAGCCCGACGTCACCCACGCCGGTGGCATCGCGGAGCTGGTATTCCTGTCCGGCCTGGCGGCGATGTCGTACGTCGGCTTCGCGCCACACAACCCGAGCGGGCCGGTCAGTACGGCGGCAACCTTGCAGATCGGCGCGACGGTCCCGAACTTCCACTACCTGGAGATCATGGCGACCGACGTGCCGTGGCGACCTGACATCTCCTCCGAACGCCTCGCCCTGACACCTGAGGGAGACGTGATGATCCCTGACGGCGTCGGTCTGGGAATCACGCTCGACACGGGCGCGATGGAGCGGTACCCGTTCGTCCCTCGGCCCCTGCGGCTCTTCGCGGACGCGACGTACGACATCCGGCCTGACGACGAGGCCTCGTTCTTCAACCTGGACGCACGGTGA
- a CDS encoding fumarylacetoacetate hydrolase family protein: MSSSRHTGAADEPWFGSPSGALPDDADAVLVGRAWSPAARGPSVVVVRGDELVDVTQTFPTVRDLCEQEDPAAAARDASGPVLGDVADVLANTATVVRTDERPWLLAPVDLQVLKAAGVTFTASMVERVIEERAGGDHREAARVRRELAAAALGADISRIVPGSAEATRVKEYLTEHGLWSQYLEVGIGPDAEIFTKGPVLSAVGTGAAVGVLADSSWNNPEPEVALVIQSSGRAVGATLGNDVNLRDIEGRSALLLGRAKDNNASCALGPFIRLFDDAFTMDDVRTMSVQLEIRGTDGFRLEGVSAMEEIARDPEDLVSQLVGRHHQYPDGVVLMLGTMFAPVVDRDLAGGGFTHRLGDVVTISAAPLGALVNVVDHSEECPPWTFGVRDLMTALADRGVL, translated from the coding sequence GTGAGCTCCTCGCGCCACACCGGCGCCGCGGACGAGCCCTGGTTCGGCTCGCCGTCCGGCGCGCTGCCCGACGACGCCGACGCCGTCCTCGTCGGGCGCGCCTGGAGTCCTGCCGCGCGTGGCCCCAGCGTCGTCGTCGTCCGCGGCGACGAGCTCGTCGACGTCACGCAGACCTTTCCCACCGTCCGGGACCTGTGCGAGCAGGAGGACCCTGCCGCCGCGGCGCGGGACGCCTCGGGGCCGGTGCTCGGTGACGTCGCCGACGTCCTGGCCAACACCGCGACGGTGGTGAGGACGGACGAGCGGCCGTGGCTCCTCGCCCCGGTGGACCTTCAGGTGCTCAAGGCGGCAGGAGTCACCTTCACGGCGTCCATGGTCGAACGCGTCATCGAGGAGCGCGCCGGAGGTGACCACCGGGAGGCGGCGCGGGTGCGGCGCGAGCTCGCCGCAGCGGCCCTCGGAGCGGACATCAGCCGAATCGTGCCGGGCTCGGCGGAGGCGACGCGGGTCAAGGAGTACCTCACCGAGCACGGCCTGTGGAGCCAGTACCTCGAGGTCGGGATCGGCCCCGACGCAGAGATCTTCACGAAGGGCCCGGTCCTCTCCGCCGTCGGCACGGGGGCGGCGGTCGGTGTGCTGGCGGACTCCTCGTGGAACAACCCGGAGCCGGAGGTCGCGCTCGTCATCCAGTCGAGCGGTCGCGCCGTCGGCGCCACGCTCGGCAATGACGTCAACCTCCGCGACATCGAGGGCCGCTCCGCCCTCCTTCTCGGGCGGGCGAAGGACAACAACGCCTCCTGCGCCCTCGGACCGTTCATCAGGCTCTTCGACGACGCCTTCACGATGGACGACGTCAGGACCATGAGCGTGCAGCTCGAGATCCGGGGGACGGACGGGTTCCGACTGGAGGGGGTCTCCGCCATGGAGGAGATCGCGCGCGACCCGGAGGACCTCGTCTCGCAGCTCGTCGGCAGGCACCACCAGTATCCCGACGGTGTCGTGCTCATGCTCGGGACGATGTTCGCGCCGGTGGTGGACCGGGATCTCGCGGGGGGAGGCTTCACCCACCGACTCGGTGACGTCGTCACCATCTCGGCCGCGCCGCTCGGTGCCCTCGTCAACGTCGTCGACCACTCCGAGGAGTGCCCGCCCTGGACATTCGGTGTCCGTGACCTCATGACCGCTCTGGCAGACAGGGGAGTGCTGTGA
- a CDS encoding aldehyde dehydrogenase family protein, producing MTTVLTTDPRTGRTVPTHLEESTPADVHAAVAAAVDDTSVLRRAGRDGRAALLDLLEARVLEAKDALVETAAGETGLPTSRLSGEVDRAAHQFGLFADVLRDGGYLEVMVDHADGPLPEVRRMLVPVGPVVVFGASNFPFAFSVLGGDTASALGAGCGVVAKAHPAHPLTSALSARIVTEAAQEVLGADGLHLLHGFQAGLDAVRHPAARAVTLTGSVAAARGILDVIAEREEPIPFFGELSSLNPLVVLPGAADSRADDIAHGLFTSFTGSGGQLCTKPGFAFVPDTEAGDRLVRGLREMVGQAPATVLLSSTIRESFTDGVEAQVAAGAVRVASSRPDPAGIGVAAELLETDAERLDPQDAHECFGPLLTVVRYRATGEVVRALRDMARSLTVSIHADDVDRDAVAEVLAVATERAGRIVFDGYPTGVRVSWAQHHGGPWPSTNSQHTSVGATAIRRFLRPVAFQNAPEWVLPAEMRDDSEVPRRVDGVLRS from the coding sequence GTGACCACCGTCCTCACGACAGATCCGCGCACGGGTCGGACCGTGCCCACCCACCTCGAGGAGTCCACGCCCGCCGACGTCCATGCAGCGGTCGCCGCGGCGGTGGACGACACCTCGGTGCTGCGCAGAGCCGGCAGAGATGGCCGGGCTGCCCTGCTCGACCTCCTCGAGGCGCGCGTGCTCGAGGCCAAGGACGCTCTCGTCGAGACCGCGGCCGGTGAGACCGGACTGCCGACGTCGCGGCTCAGTGGCGAGGTGGACCGGGCAGCCCACCAGTTCGGGCTCTTCGCGGACGTGCTCCGTGACGGCGGGTACCTCGAGGTCATGGTCGACCACGCGGACGGTCCCCTCCCCGAGGTGCGGAGGATGCTGGTCCCGGTCGGGCCCGTGGTGGTGTTCGGGGCGAGCAACTTCCCGTTCGCGTTCTCGGTCCTCGGGGGCGACACCGCCTCGGCCCTCGGGGCGGGATGTGGCGTCGTGGCGAAGGCGCACCCAGCGCACCCGCTCACCTCCGCGCTCTCCGCCCGTATCGTCACCGAGGCGGCGCAGGAGGTGCTCGGAGCCGACGGGCTGCACCTGCTCCACGGCTTCCAGGCCGGGCTCGACGCGGTCCGCCATCCGGCGGCCAGGGCGGTCACCCTCACCGGGTCGGTGGCCGCGGCCCGCGGGATCCTCGACGTCATCGCCGAGCGTGAGGAGCCCATCCCGTTCTTCGGTGAGCTGTCCAGCCTCAACCCGCTCGTCGTGCTCCCGGGGGCGGCGGACAGCCGGGCGGACGACATCGCCCACGGTCTGTTCACGTCGTTCACCGGATCGGGGGGACAGCTGTGCACGAAGCCCGGCTTCGCCTTCGTCCCCGACACGGAGGCCGGTGACCGGCTCGTCCGCGGTCTGCGGGAGATGGTCGGGCAGGCTCCTGCCACCGTCCTCCTGTCGAGCACGATCCGCGAGAGCTTCACCGACGGCGTCGAGGCGCAGGTGGCGGCTGGTGCCGTGCGGGTGGCCTCCTCCCGCCCGGACCCCGCCGGGATCGGCGTCGCCGCCGAGCTGCTGGAGACCGATGCCGAGCGGCTGGACCCGCAGGACGCGCACGAGTGCTTCGGACCGCTCCTCACCGTCGTCCGGTACCGCGCGACAGGTGAGGTGGTGCGGGCCCTGCGCGACATGGCGCGGTCGCTGACGGTCTCGATCCATGCCGACGACGTGGACCGTGACGCGGTTGCCGAGGTGCTCGCCGTGGCCACCGAGCGGGCCGGCAGGATCGTGTTCGACGGCTACCCGACGGGTGTCCGGGTCTCCTGGGCGCAGCACCACGGCGGGCCGTGGCCGAGCACGAACTCCCAGCACACGTCGGTGGGTGCCACGGCGATCCGCCGGTTCCTGCGTCCGGTCGCGTTCCAGAACGCCCCGGAGTGGGTGCTGCCCGCCGAGATGAGGGACGACAGCGAGGTGCCCCGGCGGGTGGACGGCGTGCTCAGGTCCTGA